Proteins from one Camelina sativa cultivar DH55 chromosome 8, Cs, whole genome shotgun sequence genomic window:
- the LOC104708981 gene encoding mRNA-capping enzyme-like, producing the protein MIAAMDLNASPRHEEDDDPFNKRRLEDRIESAVEIARREREERRKQMRFDRPTRNSQPVFRDQFYQNRDTRVYDQTKIPQGWLDCPGFGLEIGCIIPSKVPLSESYNEHVPPGKRYSFKQVVRNQRINGRKLGLVIDLTNTTRYYPTLELEKDGIKHVKIACRGRDAVPDNXESHQTCLQVIDFVLNQKRHTKKYILVHCTHGHNRTGFMIVHYLMRSTPTMNVTQALKMFSDARPPGIYKADYIDALYTFYHEIKPESVACPPTPEWKRSTELDLNGEAVDDGEAPPTPVQEIDQENVKISNDDILGDEIPDCQADAYRQFCYKMLYTEEELKKIIRKKGFMQFPGSHPVSFDRESLQRLRQRYYYATWKADGTRYMMLLTIGGCYLIDRSFNFRRVQMRFPRKHSSEGISDKVHHYTLLDGEMVIDNPKGDQEGQARRRYLVYDLAALNGESVVKRTFCERWNMLVKEVIAPRDGEKGISRNYYRYDLEPFGVRMKGFWLLSTVEKLLKVTIPSLSHESDGLIFQGWYDPYVPRTHKGLLKWKYAEMNSLDFLFEMDETDGRRMLFLHEKGKKKLMEGYSVEFRDDDSNPATYSGKILECRWDSEKQVWVYMRIRMDKPTPNDIEIARKVIKSITDNITEEVLLQEIRETIRLPMYAERIGIDSRAAATRRR; encoded by the exons ATGATAGCTGCGATGGACCTAAATGCTTCACCCCGGCACGAGGAAGACGATGATCCTTTTAATAAGAGACGTCTTGAAGACCGAATAGAATCTGCAGTTGAGATCGCAAGACGG GAGCGGGAAGAACGAAGGAAACAAATGAGATTTGACAGGCCAACCCGAAACTCTCAGCCTGTCTTCCGTGATCAGTTTTATCAGAACAGAGATACTAGAGTCTATGACCAAACCAAGATCCCTCAAG GTTGGCTAGATTGTCCTGGGTTTGGTCTGGAGATAGGATGCATTATTCCTTCAAAGGTTCCCCTTAGTGAATCTTACAACGAACATGTTCCTCCTGGCAAAAGATACTCTTTTAAACAGGTGGTCCGTAACCAGAGAATTAATGGACGaaag cTTGGTCTAGTGATTGATCTAACTAATACTACTCGTTACTATCCTACATTAGAATTAGAGAAGGATGGCATCAAGCATGTTAAG ATCGCATGCAGGGGTCGTGATGCTGTGCCAGATAACNGAGAATCACATCAGACC TGTCTTCAGGTTATTGATTTCGTCCTTAATCAAAAACGACACACAAAGAAATATATCCTCGTCCACTGTACTCATGGGCATAATCGGACAGGGTTTATGATAGTTCATTATCTTATGCGCTCTACACCAACGATGAACGTTACACAG GCATTGAAAATGTTTTCTGATGCCCGCCCACCTGGGATTTATAAAGCGGATTATATTGATGCTTTATACACTTTCTATCACGAAATAAAGCCTGAGAGTGTTGCTTGCCCACCAACTCCTGAATGGAAGAGGTCCACCGAGCTTGACCTCAATGGTGAAGCTGTTGATGATGGTGAGGCTCCGCCTACCCCTGTTCAG gaAATCGATCAGGAAAATGTGAAGATATCAAATGATGACATTTTAGGTGATGAAATACCCGATTGTCAAGCGGATGCTTACCGGCAGTTCTGTTATAAGATGCTTTATACAGAGGAAgaacttaagaaaattattagg AAAAAAGGATTTATGCAATTCCCAGGTTCGCACCCTGTATCTTTTGACAG AGAGAGTTTGCAACGTTTGAGGCAGCGTTACTATTATGCGACATGGAAGGCAGATGGAACACGTTATATGATGCTCTTAACTATAGGTGGGTGCTATTTGATAGATAGGTCCTTTAATTTTCGGAGGGTACAGATGCGTTTTCCCCGTAAGCACTCAAGTGAA GGAATTTCTGATAAAGTGCATCATTACACTTTGCTTGATGGAGAGATGGTTATTGATAATCCAAAGGGTGATCAAGAAGGCCAGGCAAGGAGGAGGTACCTCGTATACGATCTGGCAGCACTCAACGGCGAATCAGTCGTGAAG CGGACTTTCTGTGAAAGATGGAACATGCTCGTGAAAGAAGTGATCGCACCCCGAGATGGTGAGAAGGGGATAAGTAGAAATTATTACAGATACGACCTGGAGCCTTTTGGA GTTCGAATGAAGGGTTTTTGGTTACTCTCTACTGTTGAGAAGCTTTTGAAGGTTACCATTCCTTCGCTTTCGCATGAATCAGATGGCCTAATATTTCAG GGTTGGTACGACCCCTACGTTCCCCGAACCCATAAAG GTCTACTGAAGTGGAAATATGCGGAAATGAACTCACTTGACTTTCTGTTCGAGATGGATGAGACTGATGGGCGAAGAATGCTCTTCTTGCacgaaaaaggaaagaaaaagctCATGGAAGGCTATTCGGTTGAGTTTAGAGATGATGACTCGAACCCGGCCACTTACTCCGGAAAGATTTTAGAGTGTAGGTGGGATTCAGAGAAGCAAGTTTGGGTTTACATGCGGATCAGAATGGATAAACCTACACCAAACGATATTGAGATCGCTCGTAAG GTGATAAAAAGTATAACCGACAACATCACAGAGGAAGTGCTGCTTCAAGAAATAAGAGAGACCATTCGTCTCCCAATGTACGCAGAACGCATCGGCATTGACAGTCGAGCTGCTGCGACACGCCGAAGGTGA
- the LOC104708980 gene encoding uncharacterized protein LOC104708980: MSSDEFRLVSPTIDNDGKLPRKYTKGGQGVKKDISPPLEWYNVPEGTKSLALVVEDIDAPDPSGPLVPWTIWVVVDIPPEMKGIPEAFSGKEEQTAGIREGNNDHKIPGWRGPLMPSHDHRFQFKLLALDDKPNLGHTVTKERLLDAIEGHVLGEAILTSVA, from the exons atgtcgAGTGATGAGTTCAGGCTGGTTTCGCCGACCATAGACAATGATGGGAAGCTGCCGAGAAAGTATACGAAGGGAGGTCAAGGTGTTAAGAAGGatatctctcctcctcttgaaTG GTACAACGTTCCAGAAGGTACGAAATCACTAGCCTTGGTGGTGGAGGACATAGATGCGCCGGATCCTAGTGGACCGCTAGTCCCATGGACGATATGGGTAGTCGTTGACATACCGCCGGAGATGAAAGGTATTCCGGAAGCATTTTCCGGCAAGGAGGAGCAGACCGCTGGTATCCGGGAAGGGAATAATGACCACAAGATTCCGGGATGGCGTGGTCCCCTTATGCCTAGTCACGATCACCGTTTCCAGTTCAAGCTCTTGGCTCTCGATGATAAACCAAATCTTGGTCATACG GTGACGAAAGAGAGATTGCTGGATGCGATTGAAGGACACGTGCTGGGAGAAGCGATCTTGACGTCTGTGGCCTAA